A region of Tachyglossus aculeatus isolate mTacAcu1 chromosome X4, mTacAcu1.pri, whole genome shotgun sequence DNA encodes the following proteins:
- the LOC119947915 gene encoding regulation of nuclear pre-mRNA domain-containing protein 1B-like, with protein sequence MLSPGRRRRAPPGLPQGILGGGPDRPIGAGGPAPPPAAPGLAPRRGGRWRRVRRLPEKPAPPPSPQSRHFLSRSFCSLSRHLFDSCSRPAASIRLFPVFFKTFENPPPPPLRPAEAAMASFAKTVLVEKLAKLQISQQSIVTLSQWVLQFRQNACTIVSVWLQQFRLVNPGRKIILLYLANDVLQNGRKGGPEFLILFATVLQEAARLVAGSHDEECRACFNTLLDIWQDRKVYIREFIQNLRLLLEDYQAFPPRIPEGEQPPERRTFRMIQESEPRRVPEGPSQPCVLNLPLIEETIKGLQNLRQSASVNDTEMPELPPEDEDISLAEQVNSRSEAENLAEMMEKKCVALLDYNNVLGRNIDEQHNLVEMMLVCTQNQYEVLIGKEKKYEDIKKKYLQAAQLCNQLRKHVTY encoded by the coding sequence ATGCTCAGCCCTGGCCGTCGCCGACGAGCCCCGCCCGGCCTCCCGCAGGGGATTCTGGGAGGGGGCCCCGATCGTCCTATAGGGGCaggcggcccggccccgccccctgccgcgCCGGGGCTCGCGCCAAGGAGAGGCGGCCGTTGGAGGCGCGTGCGCCGCTTGCCAGAGAaacccgcccctcccccctcacctcaGTCACGCCACTTCCTGTCACGGAGCTTCTGCTCCCTCAGCCGCCATCTTTTTGACAGTTGCTCCCGCCCCGCCGCCTCGATCCGGCTCTTCCCAGTCTTTTTCAAGACTTTTGAAAACCCTCCACCGCCGCCACTTCGCCCCGCCGAAGCCGCCATGGCCTCCTTTGCCAAAACGGTTCTAGTCGAGAAACTGGCGAAACTCCAAATCTCTCAGCAAAGCATCGTGACCCTATCCCAGTGGGTCCTCCAGTTCCGCCAGAACGCGTGCACCATCGTCTCCGTGTGGCTTCAGCAGTTCCGCCTGGTCAACCCGGGACGGAAGATTATCCTCCTGTACCTGGCGAACGATGTTCTCCAGAACGGCCGGAAAGGGGGCCCCGAATTTCTCATCTTGTTCGCGACCGTCCTTCAGGAGGCCGCCCGTCTTGTTGCCGGCAGCCATGATGAGGAGTGCAGGGCGTGTTTTAACACGCTGCTGGACATCTGGCAAGACAGGAAGGTTTATATTAGGGAGTTCATTCAAAACCTGAGGTTGCTGTTGGAAGACTACCAGGCATTTCCACCCAGAATTCCCGAAGGAGAGCAGCCGCCTGAGAGGCGGACCTTTCGGATGATCCAAGAGTCAGAACCGAGAAGAGTTCCCGAGGGTCCCTCTCAGCCTTGCGTCCTAAATCTGCCTTTAATTGAGGAGACGATAAAAGGTCTGCAGAACCTCCGTCAATCTGCCTCAGTCAACGATACGGAAATGCCCGAGTTGCCTCCCGAAGACGAAGATATTTCCTTAGCGGAGCAAGTTAATAGCAGAAGTGAAGCCGAGAATCTTGCAGaaatgatggaaaaaaaatgtgTGGCCCTACTAGACTATAACAACGTTCTTGGGCGAAACATTGATGAGCAGCACAACCTGGTAGAAATGATGTTGGTGTGCACCCAGAATCAGTACGAGGTCTTGATCGGGAAGGAGAAAAAATATGAAGATATTAAGAAAAAGTATCTGCAAGCTGCCCAACTCTGCAACCAGCTGAGGAAACATGTCACATACTGA